The DNA sequence ACAGCATGGATTTGCGACAGCAACAGCAGCAGCACTCTTTGGGCTTAAATGTGATGTATTTATGGGAGAGGAAGACATTAAGAGGCAGGCTTTAAATGTTTTTAGAATGAAATTCTTAGGAGCTCAAGTTATTCCTGTTACCTCAGGGACAAAGACTCTTAAAGATGCAACCAATGAAGCTCTCAGGGATTGGATTTCTTCTGTAAGGGATACTCATTATATTATAGGCTCTGTTGTTGGGCCTCATCCCTATCCTGTGATGGTTAGAGATTTTCAGTCGATTATAGGCAGAGAGGCAAAAAAACAAATTTTAAAAGCAGAAGGAAGACTACCAGATTATTGTGTTGCGTGCGTCGGAGGCGGAAGTAATGCCATAGGACTTTTTCATCCTTTTAAGAATAATAAACAGGTCAAATTTATTGGGGTAGAAGCTGGAGGACTGGGAATCAAAACTGGTAGCCACGGAGCCTCCTTATCAGCAGGTAGCATTGGTGTTTTGCATGGCTGCATGAGCTATATTCTGCAAGATAAAGACGGACAGATTAACCCTGCGCATTCTATATCTGCAGGGCTTGACTATCCTGGTGTTGGACCTGAGCATAGTTATTACAAAGAGACAAAAAGGGCAGGATATGTTTCTGTTACAGATAAGGAGGCATTAAAAGGTTTTGAATTATTAACTAAAGAAGAAGGAATCATCCCCGCACTTGAACCTGCTCATGCTATAGCCTATCTAGAAAAGTTAGCCAAAAAACTCAATAAAGATAATATTGTAATACTCTGTCTTTCAGGAAGAGGAGATAAGGATATGGATATTGTTGTAAGGGAGATAGGGGTTGACCAATGAATCGAATAGACAAGGTATTCCTTGATCTCAAAAAAAGAAAAAAAACAGGCCTTATTACATTTATAACTGCTGGAGATCCTGATTTAAGAATGACAAAATCTCTTGTGTTGGAAATGGAGAAAAATGGAGCTGATATTATTGAATTGGGTGTTCCCTTCACTGACCCTCTGGCAGATGGTCCCACGATTCAAAAAGCTTCACTACGGGCATTGAAGAACAATACATCCTTAAAGGATGTCATTGGTTTAATAAGGGATATAAGAAAAGACTCTCAAATTCCTCTTGTTATTATGTCTAGCTATAACCCAATCCTAAGATATGGTGAGGAGAAGTTTATAAAGGATGCATGTGTATCAGGACTAGATGGAGCTATCATTCCTGATCTACCTCCAGAAGAGGGGGAAAATCTCATTAGAGAATCAGAATCAGTTGGATTAAATCTCATCTTTTTGATTGCACCTACAACCCCTCATAAAAGAGCTAAATTAATAGCTGAGAAAAGCAGAGGGTTTATATACTATATTTCTTTGTTAGGAATTACAGGTGAAAGAAAGGGTTTATCTAGAGAAATAAAAAAAGGAATTTCCAAGATAAGGAATCTTACAGATAAACCAGTTGCGGTTGGTTTTGGGATTTCAAGCCCTGAACAGATAGAGGCCTTGTCTTCGATTGCAGATGGAGTAATTATTGGGAGTGCAATCGTTAAGGTAATTGAGAAAAATCTTAAGAACCAAAGATTGATAAGCAGTGTAGGGAAATTTGTCAATCTTCTAAAAAAGAGTATTCATTAAATTATTGTTTCTAATTTAATACAAAGGGATTTTTGATGAAGATCAGGGTATTGGGAAATTATGGAGGGATATCTTTAGATACTCATCTATCAAGTTTTTTAATCAATGATTCTTTGCTCTTAGAAACAGGTGCTGCAGCTTCAGCGTTAAGCTTGGAGGAGCAAAAAAAGATCAAAGATATCCTCGTTACTCATTATCACTTGGATTCTATTTTTGGTATCTGTTTTATTGCTGATAATCTAGCCTGTGTAAATTCCTCTGTGAATGTTTATTGTATTAAAGAAGTTCTTGAAACAATAAAAAAACATATTTTAAATAATGAGATATGGCCTGATTTTACGAAAATTCCAAGCCCTGAAAACCCAACATTAAGACTGAAAGAAATTACTGAGGGGGAGGTTATTAATGTAAGTAGAATGGAAGTCATTCCTGTAAGGGTTGAACATACTGTTGCTGCCGTAGGGTATATATTAAGAGATAATAAAGGGGCAGTAGTATTTTCTGGAGAGTCGAGTCCAACAAACAGAATCTGGGATTATGCAAAAAGAGAAAAAAGGCTAAAAGCCATTATTATAGAGAGTGCCTTTCCTGATTCTCAGGAGGAATTAGCAAGAAGATCAGGTCATCTTATTCCAAAGGATTTACCGAGAGAGCTTGAAAAACTAGGTAATCCGAATATTCCGGTTTTGCTTCATAACTTCAAGCCTGAATATGT is a window from the Nitrospinota bacterium genome containing:
- the trpA gene encoding tryptophan synthase subunit alpha → MNRIDKVFLDLKKRKKTGLITFITAGDPDLRMTKSLVLEMEKNGADIIELGVPFTDPLADGPTIQKASLRALKNNTSLKDVIGLIRDIRKDSQIPLVIMSSYNPILRYGEEKFIKDACVSGLDGAIIPDLPPEEGENLIRESESVGLNLIFLIAPTTPHKRAKLIAEKSRGFIYYISLLGITGERKGLSREIKKGISKIRNLTDKPVAVGFGISSPEQIEALSSIADGVIIGSAIVKVIEKNLKNQRLISSVGKFVNLLKKSIH
- the trpB gene encoding tryptophan synthase subunit beta, with product MISGKKWSFGTFGGRYVIETLMPALFELEKVYKKIKRDKKFQEEFQYYLKEYVGRPTPLYFARKLTEKLKGPRIYLKREDLIHTGAHKINNTIGQALLAKRIGKKRVIAETGAGQHGFATATAAALFGLKCDVFMGEEDIKRQALNVFRMKFLGAQVIPVTSGTKTLKDATNEALRDWISSVRDTHYIIGSVVGPHPYPVMVRDFQSIIGREAKKQILKAEGRLPDYCVACVGGGSNAIGLFHPFKNNKQVKFIGVEAGGLGIKTGSHGASLSAGSIGVLHGCMSYILQDKDGQINPAHSISAGLDYPGVGPEHSYYKETKRAGYVSVTDKEALKGFELLTKEEGIIPALEPAHAIAYLEKLAKKLNKDNIVILCLSGRGDKDMDIVVREIGVDQ
- a CDS encoding 3',5'-cyclic-nucleotide phosphodiesterase gives rise to the protein MKIRVLGNYGGISLDTHLSSFLINDSLLLETGAAASALSLEEQKKIKDILVTHYHLDSIFGICFIADNLACVNSSVNVYCIKEVLETIKKHILNNEIWPDFTKIPSPENPTLRLKEITEGEVINVSRMEVIPVRVEHTVAAVGYILRDNKGAVVFSGESSPTNRIWDYAKREKRLKAIIIESAFPDSQEELARRSGHLIPKDLPRELEKLGNPNIPVLLHNFKPEYVEEIKKDVLKLEIKNIDFIEKDKIYEF